The Coffea arabica cultivar ET-39 chromosome 8e, Coffea Arabica ET-39 HiFi, whole genome shotgun sequence genome window below encodes:
- the LOC113704964 gene encoding 2-oxoglutarate-dependent dioxygenase 21, chloroplastic-like has product MSSISDHNPIHAMKVPIIDLSHLSRQDFYEKSLVIKEIHEACQNSGVFHVINHGIPKSVIDEALEVNQKFFDLPGIMKEEILELGSRDPFSPVKLARFQHSALGSDLLQRDVLRLQAYPFEDFVDLWPKHPADYREKMGRYTAEIKKLAIQVFVAIMESLNLDATYLKENFEKGMQLVATNSYPSKSISDIKIGTPPHTDFGIITILVQTAPGLQVMDSLDGTWKDAPKLEGSLQVFVGDLLEVLSNGMYKSVMHQVIVPSTNKTRMSIASFHSFEFDEIVEPAKKLVDEEGVKRYRGCSSKELLKLIFSRALDRPIDALQI; this is encoded by the exons ATGAGTTCAATCAGTGATCATAATCCAATTCATGCCATGAAAGTGCCCATAATTGACCTCTCCCACCTAAGCCGCCAAGATTTTTATGAAAAATCTTTGGTCATCAAGGAGATTCATGAAGCTTGCCAAAACTCTGGCGTTTTTCAT GTTATTAATCATGGAATACCCAAGTCAGTCATCGATGAAGCCTTAGAAGTGAACCAAAAGTTCTTTGACTTGCCCGGTATTATGAAGGAGGAGATTTTGGAGCTTGGTTCTAGGGACCCTTTCAGCCCAGTAAAGTTAGCTAGGTTTCAACACAGTGCCCTTGGCAGTGACCTACTCCAGAGAGATGTGCTGAGGCTTCAAGCCTATCCTTTTGAGGATTTTGTTGATTTATGGCCTAAGCATCCGGCTGATTACAG GGAAAAGATGGGGAGGTACACAGCTGAAATAAAGAAACTGGCCATTCAAGTTTTTGTAGCCATCATGGAAAGCCTAAACTTGGATGCAACATACCTCAAAGAAAATTTCGAGAAAGGGATGCAACTTGTTGCTACAAACAGCTATCCATCAAAGTCAATATCGGACATAAAAATAGGTACGCCCCCACATACCGATTTCGGCATCATCACCATTCTGGTGCAAACTGCTCCAGGTCTTCAAGTCATGGACAGCCTCGATGGAACATGGAAAGATGCTCCTAAACTTGAAGGTTCCCTTCAAGTCTTTGTTGGAGATCTTCTGGAGGTGTTAAGCAATGGAATGTACAAGAGTGTAATGCATCAGGTCATTGTACCCAGCACCAACAAAACTAGGATGTCTATTGCCAGTTTCCATAGTTTTGAATTTGATGAGATAGTTGAGCCTGCTAAAAAATTGGTTGACGAAGAAGGGGTGAAAAGGTACAGGGGATGCAGCTCAAAAGAACTTCTCAAACTTATCTTCTCTAGAGCCTTAGATCGTCCTATTGATGCACTTCAAATCTGA
- the LOC113703103 gene encoding 2-oxoglutarate-dependent dioxygenase 21, chloroplastic, whose protein sequence is MGSSTDYNMLVPIIDLSLLQKDHQTRSLVINQIRESCRTAGIFAVINHGIPETIAEEALTVNKNFFNLPLKIKEEFFSPDMYKPVKYGTNQGGAHGILWEYLKLYSHPFEKLVDLWPKSPPDYREIMGNCTMEMRKLSIQICGAMMESLDLEATYLKAEIEKGVQMVAINSYSPISGSNMKIIGASQHSDFSVITLLLQSSLGLQVMDKNDKKWKSVPVIKGALLVLVGDLWEVLSNGEYKAVLHRAIRTSGNETRLSIASFQSLEMDEILEPAMKLVNEDHPEQYRGCCLRDYLKHRASGESKPFVETVKIINSATIQ, encoded by the exons ATGGGTTCATCTACTGATTATAATATGCTAGTGCCCATAATCGACCTCTCCCTACTGCAAAAAGATCATCAAACTAGGTCACTTGTCATCAATCAAATCCGTGAATCTTGCAGAACTGCTGGTATCTTCGCT GTTATAAATCATGGCATACCTGAGACCATTGCAGAAGAAGCTTTGACCGTGAACAAAAACTTCTTTAACTTGCCCCTGAAGATCAAGGAGGAATTCTTTTCTCCTGACATGTATAAACCGGTTAAATATGGTACAAATCAAGGCGGAGCTCACGGCATCTTGTGGGAATATTTGAAGCTGTATTCCCATCCTTTTGAAAAATTGGTGGATCTATGGCCTAAAAGTCCACCTGATTACAG GGAAATAATGGGAAACTGCACAATGGAGATGAGGAAATTATCAATTCAGATATGTGGAGCTATGATGGAAAGCTTGGATTTGGAGGCAACATATTTGAAAGCAGAAATTGAAAAAGGCGTGCAAATGGTTGCGATAAATAGCTATTCACCAATTTCTGGATCAAACATGAAGATAATAGGTGCATCCCAACATTCAGATTTTAGCGTCATCACTCTTCTTCTGCAGAGTTCTTTAGGTCTTCAAGTCATGGACAAAAATGATAAGAAGTGGAAATCTGTTCCTGTGATTAAAGGGGCTTTACTAGTCCTTGTTGGAGATCTTTGGGAGGTATTGAGCAATGGTGAATACAAAGCCGTCTTGCATCGAGCAATCCGAACTTCTGGGAATGAAACTAGACTTTCTATAGCCAGTTTCCAGAGTTTGGAAATGGATGAGATCCTTGAGCCTGCTATGAAACTTGTGAACGAAGACCATCCTGAACAATATAGGGGCTGCTGCTTAAGAGATTATCTCAAGCATCGTGCTTCTGGAGAATCAAAGCCCTTCGTTGAAACAGTTAAGATCATCAATTCTGCAACAATACAATGA